Proteins encoded together in one Yersinia mollaretii ATCC 43969 window:
- a CDS encoding sugar dehydrogenase complex small subunit: MSVNRSPIPQVRGVSRRRLLGYIGVGLVSSLMSPLSLDAFAASTQTSPQNLERFMLVSRALTGKRQLNGQIGQRIYQILLGKIGGFDQKLALLQPLPAGEPAQWPPLQQQIARQILQGWYIGVIGEGADAAVISFENALMFDAVSDVLVIRSYCPNKPGYWAAKPDVAL; encoded by the coding sequence ATGTCGGTAAATCGCTCTCCGATACCTCAGGTACGCGGCGTCTCACGCCGTCGCCTGCTGGGTTACATCGGTGTCGGGCTGGTCAGCAGCCTGATGAGTCCCCTCTCTCTGGATGCTTTCGCAGCATCGACCCAAACCTCGCCACAGAATCTGGAAAGATTCATGTTGGTCTCTCGTGCCTTGACGGGTAAACGCCAGCTCAATGGGCAGATTGGTCAACGCATCTATCAGATTTTGCTCGGAAAAATCGGCGGTTTCGACCAGAAATTAGCGCTGTTGCAACCTTTGCCCGCCGGTGAGCCTGCACAATGGCCACCTTTGCAGCAGCAAATTGCCCGGCAGATTTTGCAAGGCTGGTATATCGGCGTGATTGGCGAGGGAGCCGACGCGGCGGTGATCAGCTTTGAAAATGCGTTGATGTTCGATGCGGTATCCGATGTGTTGGTTATTCGCTCTTATTGCCCGAATAAACCTGGATACTGGGCTGCGAAGCCTGATGTCGCCCTATAA
- a CDS encoding glycogen synthase, with translation MSALEKMVSAYCHTSLDFVASTIAFMENQKKKIRIDKIEAKLSPEELDFFRERLAHYREIYRPL, from the coding sequence ATGTCAGCACTTGAGAAGATGGTTTCCGCCTATTGCCATACCAGTCTGGACTTCGTGGCATCCACGATTGCTTTTATGGAAAACCAAAAAAAGAAAATTAGGATTGATAAAATTGAAGCGAAACTTTCGCCAGAGGAACTCGATTTCTTCCGCGAAAGATTAGCTCACTACAGAGAGATTTATCGGCCTTTGTAG
- a CDS encoding putative quinol monooxygenase, with product MLKVIAQDFIKLEHIDDVMPLYRELVACTKLEPLGISYDLFIDHKDPGHFIFIEEWPDQAALDIHCATAHFRRLVPQINQYQRRECIVTLMHSFD from the coding sequence ATGCTAAAAGTTATTGCCCAAGATTTTATAAAACTCGAACATATTGATGATGTTATGCCGCTCTACAGAGAGTTAGTCGCCTGCACAAAATTGGAGCCACTCGGTATATCCTACGATCTATTTATTGACCATAAAGATCCCGGCCACTTTATTTTTATCGAAGAGTGGCCGGATCAAGCGGCTCTGGATATCCATTGCGCAACGGCACATTTCAGACGATTAGTACCGCAGATCAATCAATACCAGAGGAGAGAGTGCATAGTGACTCTGATGCACTCTTTTGATTAA
- a CDS encoding ABCB family ABC transporter ATP-binding protein/permease, whose translation MDRSRLLKFLLPYLWPKNNPKLRYYLIAAVIFMVVSKISTTLVPLAYKAMIDTLSSESAKILAIPIGFIIAYGVARISASLFEELRNVMFIHISQNATRLLGLRVFKQLHELSLRFHLDRQTGGLSLSIERGTQAVATVLSRLLFSIFPILFEITLVSLIMWHLLDGWFAVAILVTVTCYILFTVMAVSWRTRFRRELNQANADANTKSIDSLLNYETVKYFGNEEFEAQRFNTSRQLYEHAAIKNQFSFTALSLGQTAIISIGLVVMMAMAAKGITQGRMTIGDFVLVNAYLLQLYQPLNFFGFIYSEIRQALIDMENMLNLLMVEQEITDKPDAARLQLTQGEVRFEAVSFGYDPRRPILSNVSFTIPSGKTVAVVGASGAGKSTLSRLLFRFYDVTEGAVLIDGQDIRNVTQASLRKAIGIVPQDTVLFNDTLRYNIAYGRTSASFEEIERAAKLAHIHNFISSLPDGYDTRVGERGLKLSGGEKQRVAIARTILKNPAILVFDEATSALDTHTEREIQAHLREVSRDHTTLVIAHRLSTIIDADEIIVLEAGEIVERGRHEALLLKNGRYSAMWQNQYHEEEQLVE comes from the coding sequence ATGGATCGTTCCCGATTACTCAAATTCCTGCTGCCTTATCTGTGGCCGAAGAATAACCCTAAACTGCGCTACTACTTAATTGCCGCCGTTATATTTATGGTGGTTTCTAAGATCAGTACAACACTGGTGCCACTCGCCTACAAGGCAATGATCGACACATTAAGCAGTGAAAGCGCGAAGATATTGGCTATTCCCATCGGTTTTATTATTGCTTACGGTGTCGCGAGAATTAGCGCCTCATTATTTGAAGAACTGCGCAACGTCATGTTTATACACATTAGCCAGAATGCGACTCGGCTACTGGGATTACGGGTATTCAAACAGTTACATGAGCTCAGTTTGCGCTTTCATCTTGACCGACAAACCGGTGGCTTATCGTTGTCGATCGAGCGCGGAACACAAGCTGTTGCGACGGTACTTTCACGCCTGCTGTTCTCCATCTTCCCCATCTTATTTGAAATAACGCTGGTCTCTTTGATCATGTGGCATCTGTTAGATGGTTGGTTCGCGGTCGCCATCTTGGTCACGGTCACCTGTTATATTCTGTTTACTGTGATGGCGGTGAGTTGGCGTACTCGTTTTCGCCGCGAATTAAATCAGGCCAATGCGGATGCCAATACTAAATCTATCGACAGCTTGCTCAATTATGAGACCGTAAAATATTTCGGTAATGAAGAGTTTGAAGCTCAACGTTTTAATACTTCGCGGCAACTGTATGAACATGCGGCGATTAAAAATCAATTCAGCTTTACGGCATTAAGTCTCGGGCAGACGGCCATTATCTCAATCGGATTAGTGGTTATGATGGCGATGGCCGCGAAAGGTATTACGCAAGGTCGAATGACTATTGGTGATTTTGTCTTGGTCAATGCCTATCTATTACAGCTATATCAGCCGCTTAATTTCTTTGGTTTTATTTATTCTGAAATTAGACAGGCGCTGATTGATATGGAGAATATGCTCAATTTGTTGATGGTTGAGCAAGAGATTACGGATAAGCCAGATGCCGCGAGATTACAGTTGACTCAAGGTGAAGTGCGCTTTGAGGCTGTCAGTTTTGGTTATGATCCACGCAGACCTATTTTGAGTAATGTGAGTTTTACCATTCCTTCAGGTAAAACGGTGGCCGTTGTCGGGGCTTCTGGGGCGGGCAAGTCCACACTCTCTCGTTTGCTGTTCCGTTTCTACGATGTGACTGAGGGTGCCGTGCTGATTGATGGTCAAGATATCCGCAATGTCACTCAGGCGAGCCTGCGCAAGGCCATTGGTATCGTGCCCCAAGATACTGTGCTTTTTAATGACACGCTGCGCTATAACATTGCTTATGGCAGAACTTCAGCCAGTTTTGAAGAGATAGAGCGCGCGGCAAAACTTGCCCATATTCACAATTTTATCAGTAGCTTACCCGATGGTTATGATACGCGAGTGGGCGAACGCGGGCTTAAATTATCCGGCGGCGAAAAACAGCGGGTCGCGATCGCCCGTACTATTCTAAAAAATCCAGCCATATTGGTTTTCGATGAAGCGACCAGTGCCTTGGATACCCACACTGAACGTGAAATACAGGCCCATTTGCGCGAGGTTAGCCGCGATCACACCACGTTGGTGATTGCCCACCGCTTATCAACCATCATTGATGCGGATGAAATTATTGTGTTGGAAGCGGGGGAGATCGTCGAGCGTGGGCGTCATGAGGCACTATTGCTGAAGAATGGCCGATACTCAGCCATGTGGCAAAATCAATATCACGAAGAAGAACAGCTCGTGGAGTGA
- a CDS encoding cupin domain-containing protein, whose protein sequence is MAYQLNLNWPEFLEKYWQKQPVVLKNAFPNFVDPITPDELAGLAMEAEVDSRLVSHTHGQWQASNGPFEHFDHLGETGWSLLAQAVNHWHAPSAELVRPFRVLPDWRLDDLMISFSVPGGGVGPHIDQYDVFIIQGMGRRRWRVGDKLPLKQFCPHPALLHVEPFTPIIDEDLEPGDILYIPPGFPHDGFTHETAFNYSVGFRGPNGRDLISSFADYALENDLGGEHYSDPDLTCREHPGKVEEYELDRLRSMMVDMINQPEDFKQWFGRFATTPRHELDIAPAEPPFEQDEIVDALMGGEVLSRLSGLRVLQVGDSFFVNSERLETVDPKAADALCRYTCISKKELGEALQNPAFVAELTELINQGYWFFDE, encoded by the coding sequence CTTCGTCGATCCTATTACGCCGGACGAACTGGCGGGCTTGGCGATGGAAGCAGAAGTAGATAGCCGTCTGGTCAGTCATACCCACGGTCAGTGGCAGGCGAGTAATGGGCCATTTGAGCATTTTGATCATCTGGGTGAAACCGGTTGGTCGCTGCTGGCTCAGGCAGTTAACCACTGGCACGCCCCCTCCGCCGAGCTGGTGCGCCCATTTCGCGTGCTGCCGGACTGGCGCTTAGATGACTTGATGATCTCCTTTTCCGTTCCGGGGGGCGGCGTCGGGCCACATATTGATCAGTATGATGTCTTTATCATTCAGGGAATGGGCCGTCGCCGTTGGCGTGTGGGCGATAAATTGCCGCTGAAACAATTTTGCCCGCATCCGGCACTGCTGCACGTTGAGCCATTCACGCCGATCATTGATGAAGATCTCGAACCGGGCGACATTTTATACATTCCTCCGGGCTTCCCGCACGATGGCTTCACCCACGAAACGGCATTTAACTACTCTGTCGGCTTTCGTGGGCCAAACGGCAGGGACTTAATCAGCAGCTTCGCTGACTATGCACTGGAAAATGACCTCGGCGGCGAGCACTACAGTGATCCTGATTTAACCTGTCGCGAGCATCCGGGCAAGGTTGAAGAGTATGAGCTTGACCGCCTGCGCAGCATGATGGTCGACATGATTAATCAGCCAGAAGATTTCAAACAGTGGTTCGGCCGCTTTGCTACCACGCCACGGCATGAGCTGGATATTGCACCTGCCGAGCCGCCTTTCGAGCAGGATGAGATTGTTGATGCCCTGATGGGCGGTGAAGTCTTGTCGCGCCTGAGTGGGTTGCGGGTTCTGCAAGTGGGTGACAGCTTCTTCGTCAACAGCGAACGACTGGAAACGGTTGACCCGAAAGCGGCTGATGCGCTATGCCGTTACACCTGTATTAGTAAAAAAGAGCTGGGTGAGGCACTACAGAACCCCGCTTTTGTTGCTGAATTAACCGAACTGATTAATCAGGGCTATTGGTTCTTCGACGAATAA